The Camelus bactrianus isolate YW-2024 breed Bactrian camel chromosome 12, ASM4877302v1, whole genome shotgun sequence genome includes a window with the following:
- the TUBA1C gene encoding tubulin alpha-1C chain has product MRECISIHVGQAGVQIGNACWELYCLEHGIQPDGQMPSDKTIGGGDDSFNTFFSETGAGKHVPRAVFVDLEPTVIDEVRTGTYRQLFHPEQLITGKEDAANNYARGHYTIGKEIIDLVLDRIRKLADQCTGLQGFLVFHSFGGGTGSGFTSLLMERLSVDYGKKSKLEFSIYPAPQVSTAVVEPYNSILTTHTTLEHSDCAFMVDNEAIYDICRRNLDIERPTYTNLNRLISQIVSSITASLRFDGALNVDLTEFQTNLVPYPRIHFPLATYAPVISAEKAYHEQLTVAEITNACFEPANQMVKCDPRHGKYMACCLLYRGDVVPKDVNAAIATIKTKRSIQFVDWCPTGFKVGINYQPPTVVPGGDLAKVQRAVCMLSNTTAIAEAWARLDHKFDLMYAKRAFVHWYVGEGMEEGEFSEAREDMAALEKDYEEVGADSAEGEDEGEEY; this is encoded by the exons ATG CGTGAGTGCATCTCCATCCACGTTGGCCAGGCTGGTGTCCAGATCGGCAATGCCTGCTGGGAGCTCTACTGCCTGGAACATGGCATCCAGCCTGATGGCCAGATGCCAAGTGACAAGACCATTGGGGGAGGAGACGACTCCTTCAACACCTTCTTCAGTGAGACAGGCGCTGGCAAGCATGTGCCCAGGGCAGTGTTCGTAGACCTGGAACCTACAGTCATTG ATGAAGTTCGCACTGGCACCTACCGCCAGCTCTTCCACCCTGAGCAGCTCATCACAGGCAAAGAAGATGCTGCCAATAACTATGCCCGCGGTCACTACACCATTGGCAAGGAGATCATTGACCTCGTCTTGGACCGAATTCGGAAACTG gctgACCAGTGCACAGGTCTTCAGGGCTTCTTGGTTTTCCACAGCTTCGGCGGGGGAACTGGTTCTGGGTTTACCTCCCTGCTGATGGAACGTCTCTCTGTCGATTATGGCAAGAAGTCTAAGCTGGAGTTCTCCATTTACCCAGCCCCCCAGGTTTCCACAGCTGTAGTTGAGCCCTACAACTCCATCCTCACCACCCACACCACCCTGGAGCACTCTGACTGTGCCTTCATGGTAGACAACGAGGCCATCTATGACATCTGTCGTAGAAACCTCGATATTGAGCGCCCAACCTACACTAATCTTAACCGCCTTATTAGCCAGATTGTGTcctccatcactgcttccctgagGTTTGATGGAGCCCTGAATGTCGATCTGACAGAATTCCAGACCAACCTGGTGCCCTATCCTCGCATCCACTTCCCTCTGGCCACATATGCCCCTGTCATCTCTGCTGAGAAAGCCTACCATGAACAGCTTACTGTAGCAGAGATCACCAACGCTTGCTTTGAGCCAGCCAACCAGATGGTGAAATGTGACCCTCGCCATGGTAAATACATGGCTTGCTGCCTGTTGTACCGTGGTGACGTGGTCCCCAAAGATGTCAATGCTGCCATTGCCACCATCAAGACCAAGCGCAGCATCCAGTTTGTGGACTGGTGCCCCACTGGCTTCAAAGTTGGCATTAATTACCAGCCTCCCACGGTGGTACCTGGTGGAGACCTGGCCAAAGTACAGCGAGCTGTGTGCATGCTGAGCAACACCACAGCCATTGCTGAGGCCTGGGCTCGCCTGGACCACAAGTTTGACCTGATGTATGCCAAGCGTGCCTTTGTTCACTGGTATGTGGGTGAGGGCATGGAGGAAGGAGAGTTTTCTGAGGCCCGTGAGGACATGGCTGCCCTTGAGAAGGATTATGAGGAGGTTGGAGCGGATAGTGctgagggagaggatgagggtgAAGAGTATTAA